A region from the Salidesulfovibrio onnuriiensis genome encodes:
- the purM gene encoding phosphoribosylformylglycinamidine cyclo-ligase produces MTDSAKRSEAYTAAGVDIEEANRFIGRIKNMVASTFTPGVATGIGGFGGLFRPDVAGMEAPMLVAGADGVGTKLKLAFVFDKHDTIGIDLVAMSVNDVLVQGAAPLFFLDYFATGKLESGVAEQVLQGVVEGCKQSKCALLGGETAEMPGFYADGEYDLSGFCVGMVDSPKVVTGERISEGDVLIGLAATGPHSNGYSLIRKIFDASGLGKDDIFPGTDRTAAEVLIQPTRIYVQPVLELLKRFDIKGMVHVTGGGFYDNVPRVLPENVAAEFDFGSWPMLPVFEWLREQGELSWPEMLQIFNCGVGYILAVDKKDAGEVLSCLKELGQEAWNIGRIVEHKPGTEQVVVNFS; encoded by the coding sequence ATGACCGACAGTGCAAAACGTTCCGAAGCCTACACCGCCGCAGGCGTCGATATTGAGGAAGCCAACCGTTTCATCGGCCGCATCAAGAACATGGTGGCCAGCACCTTCACCCCCGGCGTGGCCACGGGAATCGGCGGCTTCGGCGGTCTGTTCCGGCCGGATGTCGCGGGAATGGAGGCCCCCATGCTGGTGGCCGGCGCGGACGGCGTGGGCACCAAGCTCAAGCTGGCCTTTGTCTTCGACAAGCACGACACCATCGGCATCGACCTGGTGGCCATGAGCGTCAACGACGTGCTGGTGCAGGGCGCGGCCCCTCTCTTTTTCCTGGACTATTTCGCCACGGGCAAGCTGGAATCCGGCGTGGCCGAGCAGGTGCTCCAGGGCGTGGTGGAAGGCTGCAAGCAGTCCAAGTGCGCGCTGCTGGGCGGCGAAACCGCCGAAATGCCCGGCTTCTATGCCGACGGTGAATACGACCTTTCCGGCTTCTGCGTGGGCATGGTGGACAGCCCCAAGGTGGTCACGGGCGAGCGCATCAGCGAAGGCGACGTGCTCATCGGCCTGGCCGCCACCGGACCGCATTCCAACGGCTATTCCCTGATCCGCAAGATTTTCGACGCTTCCGGCCTTGGAAAGGACGACATTTTCCCGGGCACGGACCGTACCGCGGCCGAAGTGCTCATCCAGCCCACGCGCATCTACGTGCAGCCGGTGCTGGAGCTGCTGAAGCGGTTCGACATCAAGGGCATGGTCCATGTGACGGGCGGCGGGTTCTACGACAACGTGCCCCGCGTCCTGCCCGAGAACGTGGCCGCCGAGTTCGATTTCGGCTCCTGGCCCATGCTGCCGGTCTTCGAGTGGCTGCGCGAGCAGGGCGAGCTGTCCTGGCCTGAAATGCTCCAGATCTTCAACTGCGGCGTCGGCTATATCCTGGCCGTGGACAAGAAGGACGCGGGCGAGGTACTCTCCTGCCTGAAGGAACTCGGCCAGGAGGCCTGGAACATCGGCCGTATCGTGGAGCACAAGCCCGGAACCGAACAGGTTGTGGTCAATTTCTCCTGA
- a CDS encoding substrate-binding periplasmic protein, translating to MVRSLIFILVTLCCALPVHAGDPVRIFTEEFPPFNYMEGGKVGGISTAVVEAAFQLAGVEYTISLCKWRRAMAEIKSSPNTFVYTMARTPSREDEYAWVGKLFDRELILYRHRDRDDLAQLPFEELRHKTRPCVIRDDAAHEWLLSLNFPEENIYQLSGFAVHQCPKMVQEKHADFAAINPYSLKYMIRAGQLEDVFVAYSCILKEDGYYLATGLQSDPVLVEKLRRAFARLAAEGLNERLAEDYLCR from the coding sequence ATGGTACGTTCGCTGATCTTCATATTGGTTACGCTGTGTTGCGCCCTTCCGGTTCACGCCGGCGATCCGGTGCGGATTTTCACCGAAGAGTTCCCGCCGTTCAATTACATGGAGGGCGGAAAGGTCGGCGGCATTTCCACCGCCGTTGTGGAGGCCGCCTTCCAGCTGGCCGGGGTGGAATACACCATTTCCCTCTGCAAGTGGCGGCGTGCAATGGCGGAAATCAAGTCGTCGCCCAACACCTTCGTCTACACCATGGCCCGCACCCCGAGCCGCGAAGACGAATATGCCTGGGTCGGCAAACTCTTTGACCGGGAGCTCATCCTCTACAGGCACAGGGACCGGGACGACCTGGCCCAGCTGCCCTTTGAGGAGTTGCGGCACAAGACCCGGCCGTGCGTAATCAGGGATGACGCGGCCCATGAGTGGCTGCTGTCGCTCAATTTCCCCGAGGAGAACATCTATCAGCTGTCGGGGTTTGCCGTGCACCAGTGCCCCAAGATGGTTCAGGAAAAACATGCGGATTTCGCCGCCATCAATCCCTATAGCCTCAAGTACATGATCAGGGCCGGACAGCTGGAGGACGTGTTTGTGGCCTACAGCTGCATCTTGAAGGAGGATGGCTACTATCTGGCGACCGGCCTGCAGTCCGATCCCGTTTTGGTGGAAAAGCTGCGCCGCGCCTTTGCCCGCCTTGCCGCCGAAGGGCTGAATGAACGACTCGCCGAAGATTACCTGTGTCGCTGA
- the amrS gene encoding AmmeMemoRadiSam system radical SAM enzyme, with product MVEARLWKGLKDGKVQCRLCNHFCAIRPGELGRCGVRKNVDGTLHALNYGKIAALNLDPVEKKPLYHFQPGSRTFSFATMGCNLGCRFCQNASLSQPPRTGRPPAGTDMTAEELVAGALEHGAASISYTYSEPTIFFEIMQDTARLAVEHGLKNIMVSNGFMSSECLEELAPVMHAANIDLKGFTEDFYKKQCDARLAPVLDNLRHIRSLGWWLEVTTLLIPGLNDSRSELESMARFLAEELGPEVPWHLSRFHPDYKMQDRPPTSVDSLEMAHAIGREAGLHYVYIGNVPGNDYAKTLCPGCGTVLMDRLGFSVGASLIRDGKCTRCGRVIDGVDLG from the coding sequence ATGGTCGAAGCACGGCTCTGGAAAGGCCTCAAGGACGGCAAGGTGCAGTGCCGGTTGTGCAACCATTTCTGCGCCATCAGGCCCGGCGAACTGGGCCGGTGCGGGGTGCGCAAGAATGTGGACGGCACACTCCACGCGCTCAACTACGGCAAGATCGCGGCCCTGAATCTGGACCCGGTGGAAAAGAAGCCGCTCTATCATTTCCAGCCAGGCTCCCGGACCTTTTCCTTTGCCACCATGGGCTGCAACCTGGGATGCAGGTTCTGCCAGAACGCCTCCCTTTCCCAGCCGCCGCGCACCGGCAGGCCCCCGGCGGGCACCGACATGACCGCCGAGGAGCTGGTGGCGGGCGCCCTGGAACACGGGGCGGCCAGCATTTCCTATACCTACTCCGAGCCGACCATCTTTTTCGAGATCATGCAGGATACCGCCCGGCTGGCCGTGGAGCATGGGCTGAAGAACATCATGGTATCCAACGGATTCATGAGTTCGGAATGTCTGGAGGAACTGGCCCCGGTCATGCACGCGGCCAACATCGACCTCAAGGGCTTTACCGAGGATTTCTACAAGAAGCAGTGCGACGCGCGTCTGGCGCCGGTGCTGGACAACCTCAGGCACATCCGGTCCCTGGGCTGGTGGCTGGAGGTCACCACCCTGCTCATCCCCGGGCTCAACGACTCGCGCTCCGAGCTGGAGTCCATGGCCCGGTTCCTGGCCGAAGAGCTCGGCCCCGAAGTGCCGTGGCATCTCTCGCGCTTCCACCCGGACTACAAGATGCAGGACCGCCCCCCCACCAGCGTGGACAGCCTGGAAATGGCCCATGCCATCGGCCGTGAAGCGGGCCTGCATTACGTCTACATCGGCAACGTGCCGGGCAACGACTACGCCAAGACCCTCTGCCCCGGCTGCGGAACCGTGCTCATGGACCGACTGGGCTTTTCCGTGGGCGCGAGCCTGATCAGGGACGGCAAATGTACCCGGTGCGGGCGGGTCATCGACGGGGTGGACCTGGGCTGA